The window CTCTCTGGACTCCAGACCACAACAGCGCCCTCTGGAGGACGTCTGTGTGAGCGCTGAAGGTTCTGCAGGAGACGTTTTATCCACGAGATGAGCTCCAAGGAGTTCTGAGTCTTTAATCTTCAGCTCTCTATTCTTAAAGTTCATTCTCTCCACCAGCTTGGACTCCTCCGCTGTGCTTCCATCTGCTAAATCAGGGTTGGAGCGTTCGATCCCCGCTAGCATCGTCTCCGTTAGCTTGTTGCTGAATAAAATGCATTCAGCTATCTTCCGGTCCGTTAAGCTCGGGTTGGACGGGCTCGAGCTCGGCAGCAGCGCCATGTTCCCCTGAGATAGTTTGTCGTTTTCAAGTTTGAAGTTGGCGAGCGCTCCGTTGGAGATGAGGAGCCCTCGAGTCTCCATCAGGGTGTTCAGTTCGGTGTCTTTGGACGCGGTGGTCTTGTGGTCTTTCTCCAGGTTTGACTTGTTGTTCTCGCGAATCCTTCAGATGgaaaagaacagaacagaatcattattattgtataaAACTCACAGTTCAGATCGTATGATGGATCAGAGtcacagatcagatcagcaGATAAAAGAGAGCAAATGTAACTTTTGAAGGTTCCTGATCATGTTTTTTGCAGTCGATTCTGCTCACTGATCAATAATGATCCATATcattgtttgattatagcagctggtacACAAAGAACCAgactttttttgtcagtaaaccatcaaaaactctaaatgttatacttttactttgttatagtcattatagtgtttttttcttcttaaaaacacacaattcaaatgataaagaaataaaatattgtatttttattgattaaaacagatctagtcattattagttttaatgatgtatcaTAATcttcttagagctagtgttaggaagttaaacatcataattcatctctaatatctattttatattaatgtgaaaacatctccttcaaactactggatttatttaaattcatcaccaacactacattttaccagattacatgtgaacacctCGTGAAAACGTTATAATTAAACTCCTTCAgcatcaaagaaacaaaaccttCTGTTGTTCTAAGGAGGCgatctctgtttttaaaggacTGGAGAAAAACTACTTCTctgattttcatgaaactttgTGGAATGGTGTAGTAAAGGCCAAGCAAGAGCCCTTTAAAGATACCTAATCAcagggtatatatatatattcatttcctctcggctgtggctcagtggagagcagggtcgtcctccaatcagaggatcggcggttcgatccctggctccggcagtccatgcctatgtgtccttgggcaagacacttaaccccaaattgctcccgcaggctgttctgcggtgtatgtgtgtatgtgtatgaatgttagttagggtcctgatgggcaggtggcaccttgcatggtggctcctgtcatcagggtgtgaatgggtgtgaatgggtgattgattagtaatgtcaaagcgctttgagtggtcggaagactagaaaagcgctatacaagtacagtcaattattattattatttatggaaACAGCCTTGGTGGAGGTCGACGCTCTagaaacgtttttgtttttgatgaaaaacatcattttgtgaCCTTTTATGGATGAAATTTtcaaaaagtattcaaataacAGAAGCGAGGAATGAAATAACCTCGCCGAGGACTCACCGTTGGCGTCTTTTCGGTTCCAGCGGCCTCATCagagctccacacacacacaggttggaAACGAACCCCCCCAGGATGAGCAGAGCTCCTCTCCACGAGTAACGCTCGATGAGCAGCTGGACGGCCGGAGCCAGAACGAAGGTCCCGATACCGCTGCCTGGAGACGAGGGGAGAACAGGATGGATGGGATGAAGATGAGGTAAAGGGGAAGAAGAGCAAGTAGAGGAACTTAAAgcacagaggaaacaaagaagAGGAAGTAGAGGAACTTAAAGCACAGAGGAAACGAAAGAAGAGGAAGTAGAGGAACTTAAAgcacagaggaaacaaagaagAGGAAGTAGAGGAGATGGGAATGAAAGGTGTGaatgacaggaagtgagagaCACAGGTGAGTAGAGAGGTCAGCACCTGACATGGCGACTCCATAGGCCAGAGCTTTCCTCTCACTGAAGTACCTCCCAACCATCGCTATCGCCGGAGTGTAGCTGAGAGCAAAACCCAGACCTGCAGAGGACGACGCACATGTCACCAAATCACAAGAAAATAACAtcgaaactagagattgagaccataaactcatgtttacaatgtttactgagggaataaatcaagagagaagtagagtcattttctcatagacttctatacaatcagaggagtcgccccctggtggacagcagagagaatgcagctttctATAGAACCAGTGTGCGTACCTGTGACGACGCCCAGAGAGACGTAGAGGAACTCCAGACTGGAGGCGAAGGAGCTGAGGACCAGACcggcagaggagagaagacCTCCGAGCATCACCGTCGCTCTGCAGGAGAGACGGTTGGCCAGGAAACCTCCCAGAGGAGCTGGAGACAGATATACGTTAAAACAGCTTTATAAAGGCATCACTTAACACTTCATTTCAACAGATCTTTTAATGCACTGCAGTTTTGATGTATCAACATATATATCCTgaagtttcttccttttttacccctcttaaagttttttttatatttcatttggtttagtttttcctcctctgctgctagttttaaggacagaggaagtcGTTTACTGCACAGATTGTAAATGtatgatttgtgatattggactatataaataaattgtctGGAGTTGACATacactttatgtttttgtcttaatgtCTTTATGGTTTGTCTGatattttgtcttgtttctgtATCAATATCCTggtaaaataatctttttattcttctgtatTATTGAAAAAGACagtgtgaggaacttttaactggttgtgaatcatatatatatatttttatcctAATGCCTTTATGATGTTGTCAGTTTCTGCACCCTGGTCAGTTCAAGTGTATTATTTAAAAgttcttttttcacatatttaataacTACGATGTCTCATTTCTACACATCAGTGCAGATTTTAGAATCTTGTCCATTAAATAACAGATTTTAATTTTCAATCTGgatcaaaatacaaataaagaaaaagaatcaaTACTAATAATGTTggatttttgttatttcatgAATCGTTGACACACTCCCTGATCTGCCTCCAgattctggtgtgtgtgtgtgtgtgtgtgtgtgtgtgtgtgtgtgtgtgtgtgtgtgtgtgtgtgtgtgtgtgtgtgtgtgtgtgtgtgtgttgcaggtctTACCACAGAGCATGGTGGTGCAGTCGATCAGACTGTGGATCCAGGCGGTGGTGGAGTAATCCTTCCCAAAGTGCAGCTGGAACTCCACAAAGAACATGGAGACACATCTGGACACGGAGACAGACGGagtgtttttattaacacaATAATCTGAAGTTATGATCCAGATGTTAATAAACCAGCTGATAAACTGGAGTGGAGTGTTTATCAGTTTATGGCTGTCATTAATATCCACAAGTCAGAATGTTCCCAcctcacaaatacatttaatctcTTTACTCACTTTCTCTTCTTCATCATATGCAATCCATGAATTAtacccttttttaaatatacaagtATTTAACTCTAGTTGTGGAGGAAATGTTCCGCTGTGGAAACATCTCAGCAGGATTTCAAAGtctcagtggaaaaaaaaaaaagttggaaataTTGCTGCAGAAACAGTTTAGTGgcttaaataaagttaaagctGCCAAGTAATAAAACAGAGAACAATAACTCCACAAATCTGTTCACGGGGAAGTCGTGTTCAGGAGCAGATCTAGTTTATAGTGTTGAGCAATAAACCAAAGCTTGAAAGATATTTTATAGCGAAACCATAccgttaaatatgttttattagtAAATGACTTTAAGAATGAGAGAGGAAAGATATTTATTATGAGTTGTATGTCGGTGCAGAACTCTGCTTTAGGACGCCGTGGGAGGTCAAAGTGCAGAAGTCAAAATCCAACCACTTcagttcttacctttcacaataaaagcctttgacGTTTAATATGTTTGgaagtatttttgcatttaggAGTTTTCATCACGACCACTGAggccttatacacacacacacacacacacacacacacacacacacacacacacacacacacacacacacacacacacacacacacacacacacacacacacacacacagacacacactctctctcacagacacacacacacatacacacacacactcagagacacagacacacactctctctcacagacacacacacacaattacatacacacacacacacacacacacacacacacacacacacacacacacacacacacacacacacacacacacacacacacacacacacacacacacacacacacacacacacacacacacacctggtcaCGGCCCGGATGCAGATGGTGGACAGGAAGCAGCCGGCGACGATCATCCATCCCCAGCCTCCCTCCGGTGGGGTCGTGACCTCTGGTGGGGTCATGACCTCTGGTGGGGTCATGACCTCCGGTGGGGTCGTGACCTCCGGTGGGGTCGTGACCTCCAGTGGGGTCATGACCTCTGATGGGGTCATGACCTCCAGTGGGGTCATGACCTCCAGTGGGGTCGTGACCCCCGACGTCCTCCCGCCTCCCTCAAGCTTCTCCACCTTGGTGACGGCCATCGctccagccaatcaggagcCAGCCTGACTTCAGTGTCCCCGCCCCTCTGATACAAGCGCTCCTCAGCGTTCTCCTTTGGTCTCTGAACGAGCGGCTCGTTTTCATTGGCTGAGCTTTGTTCTGTCACCTGGagatcttcctcctctctgctcctcctcgtcttcctctctgagaaaacacacaaaccacaacAGACAGAGAACATgagttttatttcataataattaattaaaagtacaaatCTCTGCTTgagtttacaaaataaaatctgaataaattGTGAAATAGTTCATATTTGTTGGATTTCTTCCTACAAGAAAGTTTCACCTTTTGCATCAGACGACAGAAGTTTAGAGCTTTGCTGCTGTTGAAACATGCAACAATAAGTTTCTGCAAACGTGCATAGATTATATGGTATTATACTAAATGTTATTGTGTCAAATAAAGCAAGATATACGAATACATCCCCTCAggctgtaaaataaattatcattttataaaagagagaataataatcagcagattaattatgaaagtaaaagtaaaccaaagtgttggacaaactgagcattaaataaaaatagcaaaacTAACTTAAAGTCTCCTGTTATATTTAAGTAGTTAAACTACACAATTCTTccatttctatattttttcatatattttaagagtcatttttcatatatgttttgtatttttcttctttttcttgaacatatttttccagcattttttattaaatatatttttaggatATAAACATAACTCAAACAGGATATTGTAAACATGTACCATCAAGTACTGAATATGTAAAAAGACTTGAGATCAGTCTGAGaacaaatgatgatgatgatgatgatgatgatgatgatgatgatgatgatctcaTTTCACCAGAATGCATCAAAATACTGGAAGTTTGTCTGATCTTTGAACGAGTTCATGTAGCGACTCTCAGCCACAACTGATACTTTTATCAATTTGAGAAAAGTATTGtgaaggtcacacacacacacacacacacacacacacacacacacacacacacacacacacacacacacacacacacacacacacacacacacacgggacattttagaattaaacacatttacttggtttagcagaagaagaagaagaagaagtgagtATTAACAGAcgtggagaaaaacaacaaaaaaagttattattgttgttaaataaattaaattaaattaaaaattcaTCCACAGAAAATCTGCTGTTGTTTGTTAACCAAAgtaggaagaagaagaagtagaattgataaatgttttactattgATCAGGAAACACTCGACACATCCTTGTTTTTCAGATTCCTCCTGATTAATGCGGACACATGTATAAACGTATTGCTTCAGGAAAAAATGAGGTAAATTTACTGCAAGTTTCTGTGTTTCCTTATTCGTATATCTGTGGCCGACACAAGcctaataaataacattaaaatatatattttaagtttaaatcCAGCATGGCGACTAAACAACAACCAGCTCGACTCCCTTCACTCATCTCCATCTCAAACAAAGATCTCACTTCTCtccaaacaggaaaacaaagtaTTCTTTCACTGTTCTCTCTTTGAAACAACATgacgcacacaaacagagaccGTGACAGCTTTAAACTGAAGGAAAGGAAGTTATTAAATGTCACAAAGTAACAGAGAAAACTAACTGTTTTAGGGGATTTTGCCGGAAAGTAAACTTCaccataaacacatttaaagattgtgttttttggatgtttgtttccatgtttgatctgggaaaaaaatacaaatgtgatcagaagtcagaggtcagaggtcggctGCTTCATGGTGTCAGAGGTTGGATTTTTTAACggttttaaaatgcaaatgttgagGTTGTTTGCATTTATAATTACTCCCCGAAGCTTAAAGCTCCTCACTCTCTGGTCGTCCCCCGAACGCGTCTTGatgtgtgtttccatgtgaaAGGCCTCGGCCTTCACTCCAGCTGAGCATATTTTGCATTTCGGCTACTTGGTGTTGGAGTTGGGTCGTTACAGAAACTCAAGGAATCTGGACAaccagttgtgtgtgtgtgtgtgtgtgtgtgtgtgtgtgtgtgtgtgtgtgtgtgtgtgtgtgcttgtgcttgTGCAGGCGTGGGGGTGGAAAGGTCAGAGCGAGCCTTTCaattaggaaataaaacaataaaataaaggtgtttaaaacataaagagaGTAAATCTTTTGTCATATCTGCTCTGATTAAACTGCTTTCATGATCCGTCCAAAGGTTCCTGTGCAGCTTCTTTTGCTTTGTCATCTCTGCAAACAGGCTGTAAAGttcacgtttgtgtgtgtttgtgtgcgtgtgtatgcgtgtgtgtgtgtgtgtgtgtgtgtgtgtgtgtgtgtgcgtgtgtgttgatTGACAGCATGTGTACACCTCCCCCATTGCAGAGAATTACCCTCTTGGTGCAAAGTAAACTGGAACTCAGCCACGAAATAACGGCAGTTAGAGTTCAGTAAGTTCAAACAGTTTGCATTGACTAAGAATTagttaaataaactttaaattaaagtttgtcaaagaaaatggtcagacatttttcttttttttcataaaaaaagtaaatttctaagatataaatataagtaaagcatatataaaaatgtaatatatgtgCACATGAAAAATCCTTTAAATGTTTAGTGAACATAGTAACTGCATTTGTAGTCTAAacataaagttattattatattataaatattcacatttcacatgtgtgttttttgtgaatgtttaaagtataatataatattgagTTTAATATGAGACTGAAAGCATGTCAAAgatagaaaacattaaaaataaagcaataaagtCAGTTTGTAAAACTTACATCAGCTTCTAGTCGGCTTCATGTCTCCTCTGCAGAGCTTCTCCTGCTGCGGCCTCTGCTGCAGCCCGACTGAGCCCACAAACCAGAggcaggaggtgaaggaggaggaggaggaggaggaggaggaggaggaggaggaggaggtgaagtcATGCCATaagtcccacacacacacaatgtgtctCCATCAAACCGGCCCCCTTTAtggtgtttatgttttattgccCGTAATGTTGGGGACATCCCGCTGAGGCACAAAGGAACCTTCTGACTTTATCCGTTTCGTTTTAATCCATGGCGGTAAAGATTCATTCACTCTAAAATAATCAGACAAAGACTTTGTTGTTTGAACGTCAGGATGTTATTGCAAAACCcaaaaggtcaaaaggtcaaaaatgtaaaaacaaaaagggacatTTGCTAAATAAAACTTTAACGGAGTTTAAAGAACATGAAACCTAAAACTTTCCTGAAAACAGAGATTGTTCAtttataaaagtaaattaaaacacGTTTgacttttatatttgtataaagTATCATTTAGTTCCACGTCGTTCTCCTAAGAACctaaagctagctagctaactgaTGCTAACATAACACTAGCTACCGAGCAGAAGCTAACctaaagctagctagctaactgaTGCTAACATAACACTAGCTACCGAGCAGAAGCTAACctaaagctagctagctaactgaTGCTAACATAACACTAGCTACCGAGCAGAAGCTAACataaagctagctagctaactgaTGCTAACACAAAACTAGCTTCCAGGCTGAAGCTAACctaaagctagctagctaactgaTGCTAACATAACACTAGCTACCGAACAGAAGCTAACctaaagctagctagctaactgaTGCTAACATAACACTAGCTACCGAGCAGAAGCTAACATTAAGCTAGCTGCCTAGCCAATGCTAACATAACACTAGCTACCTAGCTGAAGCTAATATaaagctagctaactaactgATGCTAACATAACACTAGCTTCCAGGCTGAAGCTAACataaagctagctagctaactgaTGCTAACATAAAACTAGCTTCCAGGCTGAAGCTAACATAACACTAGCTACCAAGCTGAAGCTAACAtaaagctagctaactagctgatGCTAACATAAAACTAGCTCCCAGGCTGAAGCTAACATAAAGCTAGCTGCCTAGCCAATGCTAACATAACACTAGCTGAAGCCTAACAtaaagctagctaactagctgaAGCTAACATAACACTAGCTACCAAGCTGAAGCTAACATAAAGCTAGCTGCCTAGCAAATGCTAACATAACACTAGCTACCTAGCTGAAGCTAACATAAAGCTAGCTGCCTAGCCAATGCTAACATAACACTAGCTACCTAGCTGAAGCTAACATAAAGCTAGCTGCCTAGCCAATGCTAACATAACACTAGCTACCTAGCTGAAGCTAACATAAAGCTAGCTGTCCTAGCTGCCGTGGGGAAATGCTAACATAACACTAGCTACCTAGCTGAAGCTAAATATAAAGCTAGCTAACATAAAGCTAGCTGCCTAGCAAATGCTAACATAACACTAGCTACCTAGCTGAAGCTAACATAAAGCTAGCTGCCTAGCCAATGCTAACATAACACTAGCTACCTAGCTGAAGCTCATATTAAGTTGGCTACCTAGCCGATGCTAACATAACGCTATCTAACTAGCTCAAACGCGTATAGAGCTAGCTACAGAGTTTAAGCTATAGTTATACTAGCCACCTAGCTGATGCTAACATAACACTAGCCACCTATCTGAAGCTCATATAAAGCTAGCTACCGAGCTAACGCTAACACAGCGTTCTCTTTACTGATGTATTCAGTCATTCTAATGATAAAGAAACCCTTAAGTATTACTTGAGGTACTAATTTAACACCAGTTCATACATTTAACAGTAATATTGCACATTATTCTCCACTACATATATTTGATAGCAAGATATACAAATTACTTTCAATTATCCTGCTTTACGGTCATTTAAATTGCCTTTTTGTGGAATAAACTTGTCCTACAAATTAGGATTTTACATAACAGACACATGGCAACTACATGGAATGATGTATTTATACCCCAAAGGTGTGTAATAGACATTCTACAACAACAgtactttaactacattttgCTAATAATACTAATAGAAGCCTTTTAAAGTGTTGCATTGCTTCAGTAAAGGGTCGACTTCACTGAGAGCTACAGGCCTCTATACGGCGGCTTATATTTAGTCTGAAAAGTGATTTAAACGTAACGCTATGgcactatttatttatattcatatatgcAGCGCGTTCTTTCTGTAGAGGTAAATGTTTAGATAGATCTCAAAACTTGTATTGTGTTTCCGTTGGATGCCACTTGAGAAAAAACAAGGCCCCATCCCCTAAATGAATTAACACAGCTTCACTTTTAACACCTTTGTTAAGTGTTATGTAAACCAATGTGACTGTTGAGACACTTCTTTTTCATCCTCCCACctaacaatgttttaaaaaaatccttttagGGTTATAAGTTTCATTGCTTCTGTTTAATTTCTTTATCattcttgtctttttctttattcctttttataaaaacgagtaaaaaaaaaacacccacaacaCATTAATCTCATTCAGTTTTAGTTTAATtcctttttagaaaaaaaaaacaaaaaaacaaatctcttcACTTCACTACATACATTGCACAAGgcaagaagatttttttttttttttttttttttacatttttaaccctttcttcttctcttttttttttcacaccggagttaaaagcagcagcagaactgaCGCCAACACAAACAGAACTGGGCTTCCCAAAACTTTCTAAAACCCCCAAATCCAGAACACAAGAACCAGCAGTAAGCAGACAGAAAACCAGACGGTTAAACACTCATTAAGTT is drawn from Anoplopoma fimbria isolate UVic2021 breed Golden Eagle Sablefish chromosome 6, Afim_UVic_2022, whole genome shotgun sequence and contains these coding sequences:
- the LOC129092122 gene encoding monocarboxylate transporter 12-B-like: MAVTKVEKLEGGGRTSGVTTPLEVMTPLEVMTPSEVMTPLEVTTPPEVTTPPEVMTPPEVMTPPEVTTPPEGGWGWMIVAGCFLSTICIRAVTRCVSMFFVEFQLHFGKDYSTTAWIHSLIDCTTMLCAPLGGFLANRLSCRATVMLGGLLSSAGLVLSSFASSLEFLYVSLGVVTGLGFALSYTPAIAMVGRYFSERKALAYGVAMSGSGIGTFVLAPAVQLLIERYSWRGALLILGGFVSNLCVCGALMRPLEPKRRQRIRENNKSNLEKDHKTTASKDTELNTLMETRGLLISNGALANFKLENDKLSQGNMALLPSSSPSNPSLTDRKIAECILFSNKLTETMLAGIERSNPDLADGSTAEESKLVERMNFKNRELKIKDSELLGAHLVDKTSPAEPSALTQTSSRGRCCGLESREESGFLLIPDFLILSVSFLFLAYGCSAPVVYLVPYALSVGLESQRAAFLMSIFGVSGIFGNITFGWITDRKCLKRFRMLSYLVAIGMEGLCCMFLHLLRSFSLLLPFSLLYGYFDGAYVALIPVVTSDVVGSYHLTSALGVVYFLHAIPYLISPPIGGWLVDRTGDYAATFSLSGASFMFSSLVLAAAMLVRHLQKSAARSSPGRSAAAAQQGCEPTTLLLCSGAV